ATTATCTTACTATTAAGAGCTTCTAAAAGCTTAAGGTTAGGATCAATATAAAATTCCGAAAACTTGTACTTTTCTTTGATATAGTTGACACTTTTATTTTGTGCTATATCTTTTTTTAAGTTTTCTGATACGATTAATCCTTCAAATACTGTAATAAAACCATCTTTACCTGTATAGAAACAGTTATCACATCCTGCACCTTTACATAGATTACAATTTTTTGATATCAATCTTTGATTAGTTAAAAAATCAAGACTATCTGAAAGATTTTTAACATCTATATCAAACATTTTAAGCCTTTGAAGTACTAAAAATACGTTTTTTGTATGTAAAGAAGAAAATACTAAATGACCAGTTACAGAAGATTCAAACAATAATTTTGCAAAATTTTTTTCTCTAACTTCTCCTACTACTATTAATTCAGGATCCTGTCTCAATATATATTTCAATATGTCTAATCTTTCATTTTCATCGTGACAAACAATTTGTATTATTTCTGGATTTATATACTCTATCGGATCTTCTATACTATGGACTTTTCTTTGACCTTTAAATTTGTTTACAATGTAATGCATAGTTGTTGTTTTTCCAGAACCAGTAGGGCCAGAAAAAATGAGTACTTTTGACTTCTCTTTCATTAAATCAACTGTTTTTTTCTCTATTTCAGAACCCAATTCAACTTCTATCTCTGATATATTTCGAAGTTTTCTTAAAACGCAACTTATACCTCTTGCGGATTTAACAAAAGAGACACGAAAATTTTCCCTTTTATAAGTAAAAGAGCCGTCTATATTTTCAAAATCTTTTATTATATCAAAGCCACAATTAATAAGTAATTTGTTGAGTAAGATTTCGTATTCATAAAAATCAATAGGATTCAAATTTATTAAACTACCACAATATCTTATTTTTACCAATACATTATCTTCAAGAGGTTCAAAATGAAAATCTGTTATATTTTTATTATTATACTTTTCAAAAAATTTACTTAAAATATCCTCTTCAACTAAAAATTCATTATTTTTTTTGTATAGATCGTACAAATTAAACTTTTTATTACTCATTGCTTTTTTATTGAATTTCTTCTTCTGAAGTTTCTTGAATATGTTCTTGCAAATATTTGTTTAACCTAGATATTTCTTCAGAAACAACGCCTTTTCCAAACTGCCTATAAAGTGCGGGTTGTTCATAGAGGTCTAAATAATTTTCTTCTCCAGGTAATTTATCATATCCTGATGCTATAACAGTTACCTTTATCATTTCAGGAGGTAAATCAGCAATGGTTATACCCATTTTAAGTTTTGCATCGTCGATTGCATAGGACCGGAGTATCTCATTTATAATCTTGACATCTTGTGTAGTTGGGTTTTTACCAGCAATGTTCACAAGAGCAGCTGTAGCATTTCTTACAGGATCTTCTAAAATTTTACTGTTTAGAGCATTTTTAATGGCTTCTTCTGCTCTTTTTTCACCTTTAGCTATTCCTATACCCAACATAGCTGAACCCTTTATTCTTAATACAGATGCGACATCGGCGAAATCTAAGTTTACCATCCCAGGTTTAGTAATAAGATCTGAAATGCCAGTTATGGCCTGAAGCAATATCTCATCAGCTTTTTCAAAAGCTTTATCGATAGGTATATCTTCATCGTTGTCTATGAGTTTATCGTTAGAAATTTTTATTAAGCTGTCCACATATCTTTTAGTTTCCTGAAAACCTTTCAAAGCAATTCTTTCTTTGGTAGATCCTTCAAAATGAAAAGGCATGGTTACTATTGCTACTGTCAAAATCCCCATTTTAGTTGCTAAGTCAGATATGACAGGTAAAGCTCCTGTACCTGTTCCTCCTCCTAATCCTGCTGTCACGAATAAAAGATCAGTATCTTTCAAAATTTCTTTTATTTCTTCTTCACTTTCTAAAGCTGATCTTTTTCCAATTTCTGGATCTCCTCCTGCTCCAAGTCCTCTTGTAAGTTCTTTGCCTAATTGAATTTTTATTGGGGCATCATTATTTTCCAATACTTGAACGTCTGTATTAGCTGCTATCAATTCTACTCCATCTATCCCTTTTTTCACCATACGTTGGATAGCATTGTTCCCTGCTCCACCTAAACCGATGACTTTTATTTTATAAGTAGTTTTACGAGTGAACAGTTTTTTTTGTTTACCAATATCCTCAATTTCAAACGGCATCTTCATCGCCTCCGGTAATTTTCTTAATAAAGGTTTTAAATATTTTACCTCTCGGTTCGTCTTTCGACTTTTTCGGGGACTCTACATATTGTTGTTCTTTTATTTTCTCAGTAGAGCTTTCTTCTAGTAAATCAAGTCTATATTTATCAATTATACCAAATACAGGCAAATATTCCGGATCCTTTTTTAATTCGTCAGGTACATCTTGAAAAGAATCTGTAGAAACAAATGAACCTTTTCTAAAGTTTTCACCCATAAGTTCTTTAACTGTCTGTTCAATGTTTCTAATTTTTGAACCACCACCAGTTAAAACAATCCCACCTTGTAAAGCTCCAACTTCAAAAGTTTTTTCATAACCTATTTTAGATAGCTCACCATTTAATCTGCTGATAATTTCTCTGACACGTGCAAAAATAATCTTATTTAAAAGACTAAGCGGTACATAAGAATATCCTGTCCCTGTCAATAGTTGAAAATCTACTTTTTTTACTATCTTTGTATCTCTGAGACAAGCTCCTTCTTCTGATAACAATCTATGCGCTTCTTTTTCAGAAACTTTTAAAACATTACTTATATCTTTCAAAACATATTTAATGCCGTATGGGAAAGAATAAAACAGTTTTGGTATCCCGTCTTTGAAAATAATTAATCGACAGGAATTGTACCCTAAATCTATCACTGTTATTCCTATGCTTCTATCGTTTGCAGTAGTGACTAAATAACTGGTAGATAAAGTAGAGTCATAGACCGGTATTTGTGAAGTTGGAACAATATCTTTTAAAACATTTATTAACAAAGAGAACGCATTTCCATCCACCCAAACGATGTTTAAAGAAGTAGTCAGAGTTCTCTCAGCAAAAAAAGAAACAGGATTTTTCACTGTTTTATCGTCTATAATAAATTTAACAAAACTAACATCTAAAATTATTTTACCTTCTTCGATGTATTTTTTTGTAATGTTTCTTTTTATGTTATAAAGTTCTTTTTCTCTAATTTCTGTTTTTTGGCTGAATTCAACGGTAAAGTTTTCTTGCGTTATACTCAATGAGTTTGTCGAATATCCAACAACTATTTCAGGATTCTTGAATTTCTTTTGTAGATCTTCTTTTAATTTATCGATTATATAAAAAATAGTTCTTCGTAATGATTCTACATCTTGAATTTCTCCATTTATTATTCCTTCAACAGGTAATTTTGCAAAAGAAATTGGCCTTATCTTTTCATCTTCTCCGACTTCGAATAACACACCTTTTATAAAAAAGCTGCCTATATCTAAACCTATTAAATAACTTTTCGTCATATCATAGCCCCCGATCATCTATATAAAATAGCTTTTGTCCGATTAAAACATAGTTGCCACTATTCAAATAGTTCAAGTTATTTTTTTCTAAATATGCTTCAATATCCTTAAATTCGAAATATTTAATTGAAACATTATTAAAACAAGTTATTTCTTGATTTTTAAAATCTACTTTTATAATGTTTGGTAACCAATAAATCTTTTTTATTAAATTTAATTCTTCGTTTCTTTTTTTAATGTCTTCACTATAAATAACTTCGATAAATTTAGGATTGGGAAGATCATTTATTAAAACGATTTTATCATATATGTCAAAATAAAAAAAACGATTATTATATTTTATATAATATATAATTCCTTCATTCTTTATTTGAGACGATAAGTTTTCAATGTCTGTTTGTAAACGATAAGGGAAAAATATTTTATATAAACATACCAAAGTTACAAAAAAATATAGTAATGTAATGAAACGTCTTTTCAAACTCATCTTTAAACATCTAACTCTTTCACCTTATTAGCGTTTGTTTCGATGAACTCTCTACGTATATTAGGATCATCTCCCATAAGTATTTCTATTATCTCTTGAGCCATTTCTAAATCCTCTAATTTTATTTTTATTAATTTTCTTGAATTTCTATCCATCGTAGTTTCTCTAAGTTGTTCCGGATTCATTTCACCCAATCCTTTATATCTTTGAAGCCTCCATTTTTTATTTGGATAGTTTTTTTTGATCGTCTCCAGTTCTTCATCGGAGTAGAGATAAAAATGATTATTATCAACTTCGAACCTATACAAAGGCGGTTGGGCTATATAAACATGCCCTTCCTCTATAAGAGGCCTCATATATCTGTAAAACAAAGTTAAAATCAAGGTTCTTATGTGGGCTCCATCCACATCGGCATCGGTCATAATTATAATTTTACCATATCTTAATTTTGAAATGTTGAACTCTTCTCCTATACCTGTACCTAAGGCAGTAAAGATATTTGTTATTTGTTCGTTCTTTAGAAGTTTTATTAAATCTGTTTTTTCTGCATTTAATATTTTACCCCTTAAAGGCAATATGGCTTGGTAATACCTATCTCTGGCTTGCTTGGCATTTCCTCCTGCCGAGTCTCCTTCAACAATGAAAAGCTCAGATTCTTCCATATTTTTGGATGTACAATCAGCTAATTTACCAGGCAATGTAGAACTTTCAAATATTGATTTTCTTTTTACATTTTCTCTGGCTTTTTTAGCAGCCATTCTTTTTTTAAATGCAAAACTCATTCTTTCTAAAATTTTTTTCGTTTCTTTAACGTTGGAATCAAAATAAAGAGATAATTTTTCTGAAGTAATCTGATTGGTAGCTTCTCTTGCTGCTTTGGAACCCAATCTCCCTTTTGTTTGACCCTCAAAAATTGGATTAGCCATTTTTACATGTATAATTGCTATTAAACCTTCTCTAACATCTTCTCCACTAAAATTTTCATCTTTTTCTTTTAAAATTCCATATTTTCTGGCATATTCATTAGCTAATCGAGTTAGAGCTTGTTTAAATCCTGATTCATGTTCTCCTCCATCTATAGTTCTTATATTATTTACAAAAGATATAATTTCACTTTCTTCTGATTGTGTATAGGTTAAAACAATTTCTACTTGTATATCAGGATCTTTTTCATTGTATCTATAGGAACCATAAAGATAAATTGTTTCTGAAATAGATTCTTTTTTTCGCTTTTTAAGTAAGAAATCAAGAAATTCTTTCATTCCACCTTTATATTGGAATGTTTCTTTGTAATTTCTTTTTTTATCTTCAAAATAAATTGTTAGTGAAGGATTCAAAAAAGCTATTTCTTTTAATCTGTTTTCTATCAATCTTGATTCTACAACAATATCTCCATCATCAAAAATTTCCTTATCGGGTAAAAATTTAACAAAAGTACCTGTTTTGTCTGTTTCACCTATAACTATAACATCTGTTTCAGGAATCCCTCGAGAATATTTTTGATAATATATTTTGCCTTCTCTGTATACTTTTACTTCCATATATTCAGATAAAGCGTTAACTACCGATGCACCTACTCCATGAAGACCTCCACTTACTTTATAAGCTTTTTTGTCGAATTTTCCGCCGGCGTGTAAAGAGGTCATCACCAATTCTAACGTATTTTTTTTCTCAATTGGATGTATATCTACAGGTATTCCTCTTCCATTGTCTTCAACTTCTATTGAATTATCTTCGTTTATTATAACGCTAATTTCACTACAAAAACCATTTATATGTTCATCTATAGAATTATCGATTATTTCATATACCATATGATTAAGCCCAGACTTTCCTGTTGAACCTATGTACATCCCTGGTCTTAATCGAACAGCTTCTAACCCTTTTAAAACTTTTATTTGTTCCCCAGAATATTCTTTCTCAACCATTAATGCACCTCCAAAAATTTCACGAAACTACGCTGATACTTTTTACAACATTTGGTTCAAATAAAATATCGATTTTTTTCAAAATTTCTTTTTCCCTAAATACTATTTCTTGCATAACAAAATTATTATTACATGAAATTATTAATTTTTTTTCTTTTATAAGATAATTTTTTATTTTAATATCTTTTATTAAATGCTCGGGAATATATTGATGCATTTCTAAACGCAATTTTGAAAGAATGTATATTTTTTTAAAAATAGGATTCTTAATCGATAATTTTTTTAAAATATCTTCAAATTTTTCCTCCAATTTTATTTTCTCCCGCGCAATTTATCATTATATTAATCTATATTTTTTGCAATAAAATCTTTCCAATTTTCTAAAATTGCTTCTGTTACTACCCCGGGTACAGTAAAAGTAAAGTCTGGAAAGATCCTTCTTACGGGAACTACACCCCTTGAAGTATGTGAAAGAAAAACCTCATCAGCAGACAACAACTCCCATACTTCAACATTTGTTTTTTCTTCCACTTCCATAGAAAGTTCTTCAGCCAACTCTATTACATTTCTTCTGGTTATTCCTGGTAAAATACCACTTGACAGATGTGGAGTAATTAATACTCCGCCGCTTACATAAAAAATATTTGAAAACGTACATTCAGTAACATATCCAAATTCGTTCAATACGATAGAATCATAATAATAATCATATTTCTTGTGGATATATTTAACAGATCCATTCAATGGTGTTTTTACATAATAAGGAATAATTGGTGAAGAAGGCTTCCTTTCTCGAGATATATTGACAATTACCCCTTCTTCTATCAAGTCGTCGTCTTCTTTTAACTCTTCGATAAAGCAATAAAAAGTTTTGTATTTTGAGGTGAAAGGGGTGACAAATATTCTATACCTATATTCCTCATAATTATGAATTTTATTTGCTTGTTCTAAAACGGTTTTTATTTTTTCTAAAGAAGGTATTTCTAATCCCATAAAATCAGCAGACTTCTTTAACCTTTCATAATGTTTATTTAAACTATAAGGTATTTTTGAATAAGTTCTGATTACTTCATAAATAGAATAACCATTAACAAAACCTTCATCATCTGCACTAACTAAAGGGAATTCTACCCATTCTTTTCCATTAAAAAACATTTGATGCCACCCCTTTCCTTCTGTCAGATATTGAAAAAATTTTACTTCTTACGAATTCTCCTTTTTTTAAATTATCCGAAGTATTTGTTATTTCATGAAAAATATAGTACTCATCATAACCGTAAAAATTATTTTTATAAAAAGATTCTATTAACACGTTAACTTCGAAATTAATTAACTGACTTAAATAATCATACTTAGATTTTTCAGAAACACTGAGCAATTGATTTAATCGCTCTTTTTTTTCGTTTTCTGGGATCTGATTTTCCATTTTTGCTGCTATTGTACCTTCTCGAGGAGAAAATCTAAATCCATGAACTTTTAACAACTTAAGATTCTTAACAGAATCTAACATTATTTGAAAATCTTCTGCTTCTTCTCCTGGAAATCCTACTATCAAATCACAAGTTATTGAAAATTTAGGATCATACTTTCTCAAACGGTTTATAGCTGTAGAAACATCCTCGTTACTATATTTTCTTCCCATTGCTTTTAATATTTTGTCTGAGAAATGTTGAATAGACAAATGGACATGCTTTTCGAATATTGAATAGTTATTCAAAATAAAACTCAAATTGTTCGATACATTTTCTGGATACAAAGATGTTAATCTTATTCTTATATTTTTATTATCAAAGATTTTTCCTATATTATTCAATAAATCTTCGAGACTTTCTCCTCTTTCAAAACCATAATAACCTAAATTTATGCCGGTCAGAACTACTTCTTTATAGCCGCGTTTTATCGCTTCTCTAATTTGGGTGATAACCTCTTCTTGTGACAAGCTTGAAATTTTTATACCCCTTAAAAACCTAATCTTACAAAAAGTACAGCCATTAACACATCCCTCTTCGATAGGCAGAAAGAATCTCGTATAATTACTGTAAGCGCTTTGTGGTTTCATTATTACCATTTTCTCTTTATCGAGCCAAAAATTTTTGTCTACATAAACTCCATTTTTTTCGATAAAATTTTCAATGTTTTTCTTTTCGAAGTTACCTAAAACCAAATCTACTCCGAGATTTTCTAATTCATTTGGATTGGCATTTGAAAAACACCCTATGGTTACTATCTTAGAGTCTTTATTTAAATTTTTTAATCTTCTTATAGTTTGTCTTACTTTTCTTTCAGCTTCTTTAGTTACAGCACAAGTATTTAATATATAAATATCACTTTCGCCATTTTTTTCTTCAAAGTTAATTTCAAAATTTCTTGACAATCTTTCAGCTATTGCTTGAGTTTCCGCTTGATTCAGCTTACATCCAAAAGTTAAAAGCGATACTTTTTGCCTCACAATTTCCTCCTGATTTTTAGATATTTACTCACTTTGGAAACTCTAAAACTTGATTTTTATCCTGTTTTAGCGTTTAATTTTTTTCAAAAATACTCCATAACTCTAATTCTTGCTAACTATGAATTTCTTCAACTTCTTCGCTACATCCAACGAAAGAAAGGAGCTCTGTCCCGAAATCATCATAAATTCAAAGCATTCCCATTCGAAAACCTGGCTTCTAAAGTTCTTGTATATATCTACTTTTAAAAATTACATAACTGTTCAATTTACTTTAATATTATATCATATTAAAACTAAGTATTATTATCAAATAAATTAAAATAACGGGCAATATCACCCGTTATTTTAATTTATTTTCAATTTTATTAAAACGTTTTTTATCAATCAAGCTTTTTTATCTAAAGCTAACTTTTCTTCATTTTCTGCATATCTTCTCATTCTCACTTCATAGTTGTAAACGCCTCTTTTTGAAGGATACTTCTCAGCGTAACCTTCTTCGTACCAAAGTTTATCCGCATATTTTTTCCATTCTTCAGCTAATTGATCTAATTCGGGAGCTAATTCATTAACGGTTCTTTCACTTCCAGGATGTTGAGGAATAGCGTTAAACTTTTTAACCATGGCTCTAAATACTTTAGGATTATCAATTATTGGACAGGGTCTAAATAGATTGTCAGAATAAGGAATTGTTCTTTTATATGCTTCAAAGAAAGGAGATTTTAAAATATCTATCAATCTTTTTTCTCTGATGTTGTCTACTGCAAATTGCTGGAAAACACATGGTTCAACATAACCTTTAGCATTTATATGAAGGTATTTTGCACCAGAAGCCAAGCATCCGTTTGTTAAAAAGCCGTGATTCCAAAAATCAGCTACAAATGCGAATTTACCTCCAAGCCTCAACTCTTCTGTTTTATAGAATCTCTCATATCTTTGTTCTGGAGTAGGTACTAAATCCATAGACGCATCTGCTCCTACAGGCATAAATTGGAAGACCCATGCATAACTTACGTTATTTTCCTTTAAATAATTCCAAAACTCATCGCTCATAATCAAATCATGATTTTTGCGTGTTGCTGTAACGGAAGCTCCATATATAACGCCATTTTCGCTTAAGAGTTTCCAAGCATTTTTTATTTGATCAAATACTCCTTTTCCTCTTCTCCAATCAGTCATTTCTTCGAATCCTTCTATAGATATAGCTAAGGTAGCATTTCCTAATTCAGCTAATCTTTTGGCATTTTCTTCGTTGATAAGAGTACCGTTTGTGTATATCATAAAAAATGAATCGTTAAATTTTTCTAAAACATCAAAAAGGTATGGATATACGAACGGTTCTCCACCTGTTATTATGAAAAAATAAATTCCCAAATCATTGAATTGCTGTATAACGTCAAAAATTTCTTCTTTTGAAAGCATGTAT
This genomic interval from Petrotoga sp. 9PWA.NaAc.5.4 contains the following:
- a CDS encoding radical SAM protein, whose translation is MAVIDSMKNMMLRQSAKLVTNVVRHADIDQLAKLLWTLSKLSKEPAKSGLKKLAEGAENHDPMLVNWSELFQKSNPKVVEKIINNLIINEFAIGEKVRQEKMHEYQTVLPKLGVISPTYACNLRCVGCYAALYGHKYMLSKEEIFDVIQQFNDLGIYFFIITGGEPFVYPYLFDVLEKFNDSFFMIYTNGTLINEENAKRLAELGNATLAISIEGFEEMTDWRRGKGVFDQIKNAWKLLSENGVIYGASVTATRKNHDLIMSDEFWNYLKENNVSYAWVFQFMPVGADASMDLVPTPEQRYERFYKTEELRLGGKFAFVADFWNHGFLTNGCLASGAKYLHINAKGYVEPCVFQQFAVDNIREKRLIDILKSPFFEAYKRTIPYSDNLFRPCPIIDNPKVFRAMVKKFNAIPQHPGSERTVNELAPELDQLAEEWKKYADKLWYEEGYAEKYPSKRGVYNYEVRMRRYAENEEKLALDKKA
- the mtaB gene encoding tRNA (N(6)-L-threonylcarbamoyladenosine(37)-C(2))-methylthiotransferase MtaB, coding for MRQKVSLLTFGCKLNQAETQAIAERLSRNFEINFEEKNGESDIYILNTCAVTKEAERKVRQTIRRLKNLNKDSKIVTIGCFSNANPNELENLGVDLVLGNFEKKNIENFIEKNGVYVDKNFWLDKEKMVIMKPQSAYSNYTRFFLPIEEGCVNGCTFCKIRFLRGIKISSLSQEEVITQIREAIKRGYKEVVLTGINLGYYGFERGESLEDLLNNIGKIFDNKNIRIRLTSLYPENVSNNLSFILNNYSIFEKHVHLSIQHFSDKILKAMGRKYSNEDVSTAINRLRKYDPKFSITCDLIVGFPGEEAEDFQIMLDSVKNLKLLKVHGFRFSPREGTIAAKMENQIPENEKKERLNQLLSVSEKSKYDYLSQLINFEVNVLIESFYKNNFYGYDEYYIFHEITNTSDNLKKGEFVRSKIFSISDRRKGVASNVF
- the ftsZ gene encoding cell division protein FtsZ, producing the protein MPFEIEDIGKQKKLFTRKTTYKIKVIGLGGAGNNAIQRMVKKGIDGVELIAANTDVQVLENNDAPIKIQLGKELTRGLGAGGDPEIGKRSALESEEEIKEILKDTDLLFVTAGLGGGTGTGALPVISDLATKMGILTVAIVTMPFHFEGSTKERIALKGFQETKRYVDSLIKISNDKLIDNDEDIPIDKAFEKADEILLQAITGISDLITKPGMVNLDFADVASVLRIKGSAMLGIGIAKGEKRAEEAIKNALNSKILEDPVRNATAALVNIAGKNPTTQDVKIINEILRSYAIDDAKLKMGITIADLPPEMIKVTVIASGYDKLPGEENYLDLYEQPALYRQFGKGVVSEEISRLNKYLQEHIQETSEEEIQ
- a CDS encoding DciA family protein yields the protein MEEKFEDILKKLSIKNPIFKKIYILSKLRLEMHQYIPEHLIKDIKIKNYLIKEKKLIISCNNNFVMQEIVFREKEILKKIDILFEPNVVKSISVVS
- a CDS encoding cell division protein FtsA, whose amino-acid sequence is MTKSYLIGLDIGSFFIKGVLFEVGEDEKIRPISFAKLPVEGIINGEIQDVESLRRTIFYIIDKLKEDLQKKFKNPEIVVGYSTNSLSITQENFTVEFSQKTEIREKELYNIKRNITKKYIEEGKIILDVSFVKFIIDDKTVKNPVSFFAERTLTTSLNIVWVDGNAFSLLINVLKDIVPTSQIPVYDSTLSTSYLVTTANDRSIGITVIDLGYNSCRLIIFKDGIPKLFYSFPYGIKYVLKDISNVLKVSEKEAHRLLSEEGACLRDTKIVKKVDFQLLTGTGYSYVPLSLLNKIIFARVREIISRLNGELSKIGYEKTFEVGALQGGIVLTGGGSKIRNIEQTVKELMGENFRKGSFVSTDSFQDVPDELKKDPEYLPVFGIIDKYRLDLLEESSTEKIKEQQYVESPKKSKDEPRGKIFKTFIKKITGGDEDAV
- a CDS encoding ATPase, T2SS/T4P/T4SS family codes for the protein MSNKKFNLYDLYKKNNEFLVEEDILSKFFEKYNNKNITDFHFEPLEDNVLVKIRYCGSLINLNPIDFYEYEILLNKLLINCGFDIIKDFENIDGSFTYKRENFRVSFVKSARGISCVLRKLRNISEIEVELGSEIEKKTVDLMKEKSKVLIFSGPTGSGKTTTMHYIVNKFKGQRKVHSIEDPIEYINPEIIQIVCHDENERLDILKYILRQDPELIVVGEVREKNFAKLLFESSVTGHLVFSSLHTKNVFLVLQRLKMFDIDVKNLSDSLDFLTNQRLISKNCNLCKGAGCDNCFYTGKDGFITVFEGLIVSENLKKDIAQNKSVNYIKEKYKFSEFYIDPNLKLLEALNSKIINEEEYLGNLSSFE
- a CDS encoding type IIA DNA topoisomerase subunit B: MVEKEYSGEQIKVLKGLEAVRLRPGMYIGSTGKSGLNHMVYEIIDNSIDEHINGFCSEISVIINEDNSIEVEDNGRGIPVDIHPIEKKNTLELVMTSLHAGGKFDKKAYKVSGGLHGVGASVVNALSEYMEVKVYREGKIYYQKYSRGIPETDVIVIGETDKTGTFVKFLPDKEIFDDGDIVVESRLIENRLKEIAFLNPSLTIYFEDKKRNYKETFQYKGGMKEFLDFLLKKRKKESISETIYLYGSYRYNEKDPDIQVEIVLTYTQSEESEIISFVNNIRTIDGGEHESGFKQALTRLANEYARKYGILKEKDENFSGEDVREGLIAIIHVKMANPIFEGQTKGRLGSKAAREATNQITSEKLSLYFDSNVKETKKILERMSFAFKKRMAAKKARENVKRKSIFESSTLPGKLADCTSKNMEESELFIVEGDSAGGNAKQARDRYYQAILPLRGKILNAEKTDLIKLLKNEQITNIFTALGTGIGEEFNISKLRYGKIIIMTDADVDGAHIRTLILTLFYRYMRPLIEEGHVYIAQPPLYRFEVDNNHFYLYSDEELETIKKNYPNKKWRLQRYKGLGEMNPEQLRETTMDRNSRKLIKIKLEDLEMAQEIIEILMGDDPNIRREFIETNANKVKELDV
- a CDS encoding aminotransferase class IV; translation: MFFNGKEWVEFPLVSADDEGFVNGYSIYEVIRTYSKIPYSLNKHYERLKKSADFMGLEIPSLEKIKTVLEQANKIHNYEEYRYRIFVTPFTSKYKTFYCFIEELKEDDDLIEEGVIVNISRERKPSSPIIPYYVKTPLNGSVKYIHKKYDYYYDSIVLNEFGYVTECTFSNIFYVSGGVLITPHLSSGILPGITRRNVIELAEELSMEVEEKTNVEVWELLSADEVFLSHTSRGVVPVRRIFPDFTFTVPGVVTEAILENWKDFIAKNID